A single window of Archangium gephyra DNA harbors:
- a CDS encoding MarR family winged helix-turn-helix transcriptional regulator, giving the protein MPTRYKGSAREVRALDTFVKLTRATETLGTQLQRHLASLEITPPQLAVLEALLHVGPMSQSELGRKLLRSNPNMTALLDNLERNKWIQRERSPEDRRVVVVSLTPEGRRVIERVFPAHAAHVTALLGGLSAEEQETLGTLCKKLGLSLSEG; this is encoded by the coding sequence ATGCCGACCCGCTACAAAGGGAGCGCCCGGGAAGTGCGGGCGCTGGACACCTTCGTCAAGCTGACGCGGGCGACGGAGACGCTGGGGACACAGCTCCAGCGGCACCTGGCCAGCCTGGAGATCACCCCGCCGCAGCTCGCGGTGCTGGAGGCCCTGCTGCACGTGGGGCCGATGAGCCAGAGCGAGCTGGGCCGCAAGCTGCTGCGCAGCAACCCCAACATGACGGCGCTGCTGGACAACCTGGAACGCAACAAGTGGATTCAACGGGAGCGCAGCCCGGAGGATCGCCGGGTGGTGGTGGTGAGCCTCACCCCCGAGGGCCGGCGCGTCATCGAGCGGGTGTTCCCCGCCCATGCCGCCCACGTCACGGCGCTGCTGGGGGGCCTGAGCGCCGAGGAGCAGGAGACGCTCGGCACCCTCTGCAAGAAGCTCGGCCTCTCGCTCTCCGAGGGCTGA
- a CDS encoding pirin family protein — translation MSTRSVVKVVQALSTLEGEGFVVRRPFPVAGFMQFDPFLLLDELGPVELPPGEAKGAPDHPHRGFETVSYILEGRHEHADSAGHAGELGPGDVQWMTAGAGVVHSEMPAREFARTGGRMHGFQVWVNLPQRDKMMPPRYQELPSARIPVASTPDGRVRVKVIAGESLGARAVIDTRTPIQYLHFTLEPGGRFEQPVPRDHNAFAYVFGGEGRFGPKGTHAVDGQAVLFGNDADTVVMENTGTEPLQLLLLSGVPLKEPMVRYGPFVMNTQAEILQAFEDYQSGRMGRIHR, via the coding sequence ATGAGTACGCGTTCTGTCGTGAAGGTGGTCCAGGCCCTGAGCACCCTCGAGGGCGAGGGCTTCGTGGTGCGCCGTCCCTTCCCCGTGGCGGGCTTCATGCAGTTCGATCCGTTCCTCCTGCTGGACGAATTGGGACCGGTGGAGCTGCCGCCGGGTGAGGCGAAGGGGGCACCGGATCATCCCCACCGGGGCTTCGAGACGGTCAGCTACATCCTGGAGGGCCGGCACGAGCACGCGGACTCGGCGGGCCATGCGGGCGAGCTGGGTCCGGGGGACGTGCAGTGGATGACGGCGGGGGCGGGGGTGGTGCACTCGGAGATGCCGGCGCGCGAGTTCGCTCGCACGGGGGGCCGCATGCACGGCTTCCAGGTGTGGGTGAACCTGCCCCAGCGCGACAAGATGATGCCGCCGCGCTACCAGGAGCTCCCGTCCGCGCGCATCCCGGTGGCCTCGACGCCGGATGGCCGGGTGCGGGTGAAGGTGATTGCCGGTGAGTCGCTCGGCGCGCGGGCGGTCATCGACACGCGCACGCCCATCCAGTACCTGCACTTCACGCTCGAGCCGGGAGGCCGCTTCGAGCAGCCGGTGCCCAGGGACCACAACGCCTTCGCCTACGTGTTCGGCGGGGAGGGCCGGTTCGGCCCGAAGGGGACGCACGCGGTGGACGGGCAGGCGGTGCTGTTCGGCAACGACGCGGACACGGTGGTGATGGAGAACACGGGGACGGAGCCCCTGCAGCTGCTGTTGCTGTCGGGCGTGCCCCTGAAGGAGCCGATGGTGCGCTACGGGCCGTTCGTGATGAACACCCAGGCGGAGATCCTCCAGGCGTTCGAGGATTACCAGAGCGGCAGGATGGGGCGGATCCACCGCTGA
- a CDS encoding amidohydrolase → MKSLPLLALVLAAIVWPAAPARAAKAPSPALEGLDALYPELDALYRDLHQNPELSHQEEKTAAKLAERLRALGFEVTPKVGGHGVVAVLRNGKGPTVLLRTDMDALPVEEKTGLPYSSKATAKDETGQGVSVMHACGHDVHMTTWVGTATLLARAKDRWRGTLVMVGQPAEERGSGARGMLADGLYKRFPKPDFAVALHNSASAVAGSIEYVAGYALANVDSVDITLYGKGGHGAYPHTTVDPIVLAARTILSLQTLVSREKSPLEPAVVTVGSIHGGTKHNIIPDEVKLQLTVRSYKPEVRKQLLSGIERVVNAEATAANAPRKPEVSVSEGTPATYNDPELTKRLVGAITRVLGKENLREATPVMGGEDFSEYGLAGVPAVMLWLGTVEPKRHAEAKAAGETLPSLHSPLFAPDRERTLRTGVTTLTTAALELLGKP, encoded by the coding sequence GTGAAATCCCTCCCCCTCCTCGCCCTCGTCCTCGCCGCGATTGTCTGGCCCGCCGCCCCCGCGCGCGCCGCGAAGGCCCCCTCCCCCGCCCTCGAGGGCCTCGATGCGCTCTACCCCGAGCTCGACGCCCTCTACAGGGATCTGCACCAGAACCCGGAGCTCTCCCACCAGGAGGAGAAGACCGCGGCGAAGCTCGCCGAGCGCCTGCGCGCGCTGGGCTTCGAGGTGACGCCGAAGGTGGGCGGCCATGGCGTGGTGGCCGTGCTGCGCAACGGCAAGGGCCCCACGGTGCTGCTGCGCACCGACATGGATGCGCTCCCGGTGGAGGAGAAGACGGGGCTGCCCTACTCCAGCAAGGCGACGGCGAAGGATGAGACGGGCCAGGGCGTGTCCGTGATGCACGCCTGCGGGCATGACGTCCACATGACGACCTGGGTGGGCACCGCCACCCTCCTGGCGCGCGCGAAGGACCGGTGGCGTGGCACGCTCGTCATGGTGGGCCAGCCCGCAGAGGAGCGCGGCAGCGGCGCGCGGGGAATGCTCGCGGATGGCCTCTACAAACGCTTCCCCAAGCCGGACTTCGCAGTGGCCCTCCACAACAGCGCCAGCGCCGTGGCGGGCTCCATCGAGTACGTGGCCGGCTATGCCCTGGCCAACGTGGACTCCGTGGACATCACCCTCTACGGCAAGGGCGGGCACGGCGCCTACCCGCACACCACCGTGGATCCCATCGTGCTCGCGGCCCGCACCATCCTCTCGCTACAGACGCTCGTGAGCCGGGAGAAGTCCCCGCTCGAGCCCGCGGTGGTGACGGTGGGCTCCATCCACGGCGGCACCAAGCACAACATCATCCCGGACGAGGTGAAGCTCCAGCTCACCGTGCGCTCCTACAAGCCCGAGGTCCGCAAGCAGCTCCTCTCCGGCATCGAGCGCGTGGTGAACGCCGAGGCCACCGCGGCCAACGCGCCTCGCAAGCCCGAGGTGTCCGTCTCCGAGGGCACTCCCGCCACCTACAACGATCCGGAGCTGACGAAGCGGCTGGTCGGCGCCATCACCCGGGTGCTCGGCAAGGAGAACCTCCGCGAGGCCACGCCCGTCATGGGCGGCGAGGACTTCTCCGAGTACGGCCTCGCCGGAGTCCCCGCCGTCATGCTCTGGCTGGGCACCGTCGAGCCCAAGCGGCACGCGGAGGCGAAGGCAGCCGGAGAGACGCTCCCCTCGCTGCACTCGCCCCTCTTCGCCCCGGACCGCGAGCGGACGCTGCGCACCGGCGTCACCACCCTGACCACCGCCGCCCTGGAGCTGCTGGGCAAGCCCTAG
- a CDS encoding non-canonical purine NTP pyrophosphatase — translation MAPTWFYNTTNSEKLRELQHVLGGSAKLGYLTAKVTEILDVDLETVIRAKAIAAYRAVRVPVIVEHGALCIDALNGLPGALVKPFWESLDTRLCEVIPAGQRTARARGALCYCDGRERHVLIEETEGEIAPSARGTGGFHWDPIFIPKGQTRTFAEMSLDEKLSFSPLGRLHTRLRTELGL, via the coding sequence ATGGCGCCTACCTGGTTCTACAACACCACCAACTCCGAGAAGCTGCGCGAGCTCCAGCATGTCCTCGGGGGCTCGGCGAAGCTCGGCTACCTGACGGCGAAGGTCACGGAGATCCTCGACGTGGATCTCGAGACGGTCATCCGGGCCAAGGCGATCGCGGCCTACCGGGCCGTCCGCGTGCCCGTCATCGTCGAGCACGGGGCGCTCTGCATCGATGCCCTCAACGGGCTGCCCGGCGCGCTCGTCAAACCGTTCTGGGAGTCCCTGGACACCCGGCTGTGCGAGGTGATCCCCGCGGGCCAGCGCACGGCCAGGGCCCGCGGTGCCCTGTGTTATTGCGACGGCCGTGAGCGCCACGTCCTCATCGAGGAGACCGAGGGGGAGATCGCCCCCAGTGCGCGCGGGACGGGCGGCTTCCACTGGGATCCCATCTTCATCCCCAAGGGGCAGACGCGGACGTTCGCGGAGATGAGCCTCGACGAGAAGTTGAGCTTCTCTCCCCTGGGCCGGCTCCACACGCGGCTGCGCACGGAGCTCGGGCTGTAG
- a CDS encoding GTP-binding protein: MSSVNLVAREVAVKIVFYGPGLSGKTTSLRKVYETVRPAHRGEMMSIATEGDRTLFFDFLPVKVERVNDCTVRLALYTVPGQVFYNATRKLVLQGADGVVFVADSQPEMMDANRESLANLEENLLEQGVRLERFPLVFQWNKRDIPKALPVAELRAALNPRNVPDFETEALSGRGVLDALKAITRLVIQDLRVKRIVPPPRASTPGVPSLGSPKASAGGGLEAQLSQHLASRGPSVTAPATATASAPLVARPSRSMPAVVPQQPQVQVVAPAVAPPALTGQRPLGPASALAPSDLFDHARAAEGAFSSGDYGTCIQACLDAARRGLAFAGEGTLGAQAHLLHVDGADLLRLQTLAARSSNRVDDAAFALYVLMQIFSRLHAAGLPTPAAE, from the coding sequence GTGAGCAGCGTGAACCTGGTAGCCCGCGAAGTGGCTGTGAAGATCGTCTTCTACGGACCGGGCCTGTCCGGAAAGACGACGAGCCTGCGCAAGGTGTACGAGACCGTGCGTCCCGCGCACCGCGGCGAGATGATGTCCATCGCCACCGAGGGAGACCGGACACTCTTCTTCGACTTCCTGCCCGTGAAGGTGGAGCGGGTGAATGACTGCACGGTGCGGCTCGCGCTGTACACGGTGCCCGGCCAGGTCTTCTACAACGCCACCCGCAAGCTGGTGCTCCAGGGCGCCGATGGCGTGGTGTTCGTGGCGGACTCGCAGCCGGAGATGATGGACGCCAACCGCGAGTCGCTGGCCAACCTGGAGGAGAACCTGCTGGAGCAGGGCGTCCGGTTGGAGCGCTTCCCCCTGGTGTTCCAGTGGAACAAGCGCGACATCCCCAAGGCCCTGCCCGTGGCGGAGCTGCGCGCCGCGCTCAACCCGCGCAACGTCCCCGACTTCGAGACCGAGGCCCTCAGCGGCCGCGGCGTGCTCGACGCCCTCAAGGCCATCACCCGGCTGGTCATCCAGGACCTGCGCGTCAAGCGCATCGTCCCCCCGCCCCGCGCCTCGACTCCGGGTGTGCCCTCCCTGGGCTCCCCCAAGGCCAGCGCGGGTGGAGGGCTGGAGGCCCAGCTCAGCCAGCACCTGGCGAGCCGGGGTCCCAGCGTCACCGCTCCGGCCACGGCGACGGCCTCCGCCCCCCTGGTGGCGCGGCCCTCGCGCAGCATGCCGGCCGTCGTTCCGCAGCAGCCCCAGGTGCAGGTGGTGGCCCCGGCCGTCGCGCCCCCCGCCCTCACCGGACAGCGGCCGCTCGGGCCCGCGAGCGCCCTGGCGCCCTCGGATCTCTTCGACCACGCGCGCGCCGCCGAGGGGGCCTTCTCCTCCGGGGATTATGGGACGTGCATCCAGGCCTGCCTCGATGCCGCGCGGCGCGGGCTCGCGTTCGCCGGCGAGGGCACGCTGGGCGCCCAGGCCCACCTGCTCCACGTGGACGGGGCGGATCTGCTCCGGCTGCAGACGCTGGCGGCACGGTCGAGCAACCGCGTGGATGACGCGGCGTTCGCGCTCTACGTCCTGATGCAGATCTTCTCCCGCCTCCACGCCGCGGGACTGCCCACGCCCGCGGCGGAGTAG